Proteins encoded together in one Thermomonospora curvata DSM 43183 window:
- a CDS encoding acyl-CoA carboxylase subunit beta, translating into MTVLDNRVAGPAPAAQQEELDPRHPRLRLQALFDDGTFRPLTDENDRSGVLAALGRIEGLPVVAFASDPRIQGGAMGMAGCQAIVAAYDHALRERLPIVGVWHSGGARLAEGVESLHAVGLVFAAMTRASGVIPQISVVLGAAAGGAAYGPALTDIVILSESGKIFVTGPDVVKSVTGEEIDMAGLGGPEPHSRKSGVVHVVAKDDTEALARARTLAVLLGHQGRLRLDDVEERDFSDVLPESPRRAYSVLPLVKGLVDSADDSGYVELQPKWAPNIVTALGRLGGRTVGVIANNPLRLGGCLDAASAEKAARFVRMCDAFGVPLVVVVDVPGYLPGVGQEHGGVVRRGAKLLHAFAEATVPRVTLVTRKAYGGAYIAMNSRSLGATKVFAWPTAEVAVMGAVAAVRILHRRTLAAASEEERPALEAKLAAEHEKIAGGLERARKLGVVDEVITPTTTRVAIARAVAEAIPARGAHGNIPL; encoded by the coding sequence ATGACCGTGCTCGACAACCGGGTCGCCGGCCCGGCCCCGGCAGCTCAGCAGGAGGAACTGGACCCGCGGCACCCGCGGCTGCGGTTGCAGGCGCTGTTCGACGACGGCACCTTCCGTCCGCTGACCGACGAGAACGACCGCAGCGGCGTCCTGGCGGCCCTGGGCCGGATCGAGGGCCTGCCGGTGGTGGCCTTCGCCTCCGACCCCCGCATCCAGGGCGGGGCGATGGGCATGGCCGGCTGCCAGGCGATCGTGGCCGCCTACGACCATGCGCTCCGCGAGCGGCTGCCGATCGTGGGGGTGTGGCACTCGGGCGGGGCCCGGCTGGCCGAGGGCGTGGAGTCGCTGCACGCGGTCGGGCTGGTGTTCGCGGCGATGACCCGGGCCTCGGGGGTGATCCCGCAGATCTCGGTGGTGCTGGGCGCGGCGGCCGGGGGCGCCGCCTACGGCCCGGCGCTGACCGACATCGTGATCCTGTCCGAGAGCGGCAAGATCTTCGTGACCGGCCCGGATGTGGTCAAGTCGGTGACCGGCGAGGAGATCGATATGGCCGGGCTGGGCGGCCCTGAGCCGCACTCCCGCAAGTCCGGCGTGGTGCACGTGGTCGCCAAGGACGACACCGAGGCGCTGGCCCGGGCCCGCACCCTGGCCGTACTGCTGGGCCACCAGGGCCGGCTGCGGCTGGACGATGTGGAGGAGCGGGACTTCTCCGATGTGCTCCCTGAGAGCCCGCGTCGCGCCTACAGCGTGCTGCCGCTGGTCAAAGGCCTGGTGGACAGCGCCGACGACTCCGGCTACGTGGAGCTGCAGCCCAAGTGGGCGCCCAACATCGTCACCGCGCTGGGCCGGCTGGGCGGCCGGACCGTCGGGGTGATCGCCAACAATCCGCTGCGGCTGGGCGGCTGCCTGGATGCGGCGTCGGCGGAGAAGGCGGCCCGTTTCGTGCGGATGTGCGACGCGTTCGGGGTGCCGCTGGTGGTCGTGGTGGACGTGCCCGGTTACCTGCCGGGCGTCGGCCAGGAGCACGGCGGGGTGGTCCGCCGCGGCGCCAAACTGCTGCACGCCTTCGCCGAGGCCACCGTGCCGCGGGTGACGCTGGTGACCCGGAAGGCCTACGGCGGCGCCTACATCGCGATGAACTCCCGTTCCCTGGGCGCCACCAAGGTGTTCGCCTGGCCGACCGCCGAGGTGGCGGTGATGGGCGCGGTCGCCGCGGTGCGCATCCTGCACCGGCGCACCCTGGCCGCCGCCTCCGAGGAGGAGCGCCCGGCGCTGGAGGCCAAGCTGGCCGCCGAGCACGAGAAGATCGCCGGTGGTCTGGAGCGCGCCCGCAAGCTGGGGGTCGTCGACGAGGTCATCACCCCGACCACGACCCGCGTCGCCATCGCCCGCGCCGTCGCCGAGGCCATCCCGGCGCGCGGCGCTCACGGCAACATCCCGCTGTAG
- the fabF gene encoding beta-ketoacyl-ACP synthase II gives MSKNQTKVVVTGLGATTPLGGDVPSTWSALLAGKSGVRPLDWEGIEELPVRFAAQLAVEPSQVLPRHKLRRLDRCQAIALIAAHEAWQDAGFAFGDREGHAVDGDRLGVVISSGIGGLHTALNSYDVFREKGWARVSPFTVPMLMPNGSSGLVGIEFGAMAGSHALVSACASSAEAIGYAIDMIRSGRADVVIAGGTEACIHPLQVAAFGSMRAMSTRNEEPTRASRPYDKNRDGFVLGEGAAVMILESEEHARARGAKIHAIAAGCGYSGDAHDIVQPDPTGSGAAKAMRRALEDAGLRPEDVVHINAHGTSTPQGDVAELAAIKAALGEEVAAKVCITATKSMTGHLLGGAGALEALITVLTLRERLVPPTINVDDLDDAVDLDIVRGEPRQLPDGPIAALNNSFGFGGHNVAVAFQRAV, from the coding sequence ATGAGCAAGAACCAGACCAAAGTCGTCGTTACCGGCCTTGGTGCCACGACGCCTCTCGGTGGCGACGTGCCGTCGACCTGGTCGGCGCTGCTCGCCGGCAAGTCCGGGGTGCGCCCGCTGGACTGGGAGGGGATCGAGGAACTGCCGGTCCGCTTCGCCGCGCAGCTGGCGGTGGAGCCGTCGCAGGTGCTGCCCAGGCACAAGCTGCGCCGGCTGGACCGCTGCCAGGCGATCGCGCTGATCGCCGCGCACGAGGCCTGGCAGGACGCCGGTTTCGCCTTCGGCGACCGGGAGGGCCACGCCGTGGACGGCGACCGGCTCGGCGTGGTGATCTCCAGCGGCATCGGCGGTCTGCACACCGCTTTGAACAGCTACGACGTCTTCCGTGAGAAGGGCTGGGCGCGGGTGTCGCCGTTCACGGTGCCGATGCTGATGCCCAACGGCTCCTCGGGGCTGGTGGGCATCGAGTTCGGCGCCATGGCCGGCTCGCACGCCCTGGTCAGCGCCTGCGCCTCCAGCGCCGAGGCGATCGGCTACGCCATCGACATGATCCGCTCGGGCCGGGCGGACGTGGTGATCGCCGGGGGCACCGAGGCGTGCATCCACCCGCTACAGGTGGCGGCGTTCGGGTCGATGCGGGCCATGTCCACCCGCAACGAGGAGCCCACCCGCGCCTCGCGCCCCTACGACAAGAACCGGGACGGGTTCGTGCTCGGCGAGGGCGCCGCGGTGATGATCCTGGAGTCGGAGGAGCACGCGCGGGCCCGCGGCGCGAAGATCCACGCGATCGCGGCCGGCTGCGGCTACTCCGGCGACGCCCACGACATCGTGCAGCCCGACCCCACCGGCAGTGGCGCCGCCAAGGCGATGCGCCGGGCACTGGAGGACGCCGGGCTGCGCCCTGAGGACGTGGTGCACATCAACGCCCACGGCACCTCCACCCCGCAGGGGGACGTGGCCGAGCTGGCCGCGATCAAGGCCGCGCTCGGCGAGGAGGTGGCCGCCAAGGTCTGCATCACCGCCACCAAGTCGATGACCGGGCACCTGCTCGGCGGGGCCGGGGCGCTGGAGGCCCTGATCACCGTGCTGACCCTGCGCGAGCGGCTGGTGCCGCCCACCATCAACGTCGACGACCTGGACGACGCCGTCGACCTGGACATCGTCCGCGGCGAGCCGCGGCAGCTGCCGGACGGGCCGATCGCCGCGCTCAACAACTCCTTCGGCTTCGGCGGTCACAACGTGGCCGTCGCCTTCCAGCGCGCCGTCTGA
- a CDS encoding DUF5998 family protein gives MRDTRATAHGLRAAIERSGYYPALVADAVESALGDEPVLAYVVHHEATFDPAMEVRRHVTVLVLSPTRLLVCHTDEHPPGEGVPQAHASTTTEVVRLDRIQSVAVTRVVPDPASYVPGVPPTEVVLTIGWGAIAHIDLEPATCGDESCEADHGYTGNVTADDMSLRVSEAADGPDAVAQVLAFAQALSAATG, from the coding sequence ATGAGGGACACCCGAGCGACGGCTCATGGGTTGCGCGCCGCCATCGAGCGCAGCGGCTACTATCCGGCACTCGTCGCGGACGCGGTCGAATCGGCGTTGGGCGACGAGCCGGTGCTCGCCTACGTGGTGCACCATGAGGCCACCTTCGACCCGGCGATGGAGGTGCGGCGGCACGTGACCGTGCTGGTCCTGTCGCCCACCCGGCTGCTGGTGTGCCACACCGACGAGCACCCGCCGGGCGAGGGCGTACCGCAGGCGCATGCGTCCACCACCACCGAGGTCGTGCGGCTCGATCGGATCCAGTCGGTGGCGGTGACCCGCGTGGTGCCCGATCCGGCCTCCTATGTGCCGGGCGTCCCGCCCACCGAGGTGGTGCTCACCATCGGGTGGGGAGCCATCGCCCACATCGATCTGGAACCGGCCACCTGCGGGGACGAGTCCTGCGAGGCCGACCACGGCTACACCGGCAACGTGACCGCCGACGACATGTCGCTGCGCGTCAGCGAAGCCGCCGACGGCCCCGACGCGGTCGCCCAGGTCCTGGCCTTCGCCCAGGCCCTGTCCGCGGCCACCGGCTGA
- a CDS encoding CHAT domain-containing protein, whose product MSARLLRLAAADPPRAHAAAVAALGDAAERTPREAITLRRVAALAAKELGLLEEGLAHLEEALRAAEGAGLAYERALVQMNLVGLLTAQGALPRALACADAAAKVLRGADADRLAANVACALARAGRPAQALEAVRQALPRLRRGDDPVTLAGLLINLGLAQALRGRPGDLQAGRRALAEAVTVAERAGLRAQAAMAKGNLAFVLSRCGDLPRALRLYAEAEADLTGERVVQCRLDQAETLIAAGLTGEARPLLAGALAEAAERGYRCDVADGLLLLAGAELADGDAERAGRTAERARAAFAAQERTGWMLLAEHLLLRARWAAGDRSAALWHAAVATADRLERGGWHEQAAGMRVIAARLALRLGRPARPLLEQAGRARRHGPAALRVAAWHAVALERSLSGDRRGALAAVRAGLRVADEYAEVFGAAELRVRAARVGEELAALGLELARSARQLLAAEERRRAVARRVTAVRPPADPQRAQALTRLRAAAAEHAAAVARGADPLPTARRLARLEAAVREASRRHSPSGAPPRPRLAGVPALTAALGERALVELVRVGDALHAVTVAAGRCRRWPIGPYGAVAHDAERLRFAVRRLARRADDSAAAGLREAAWRMAAWAPAGLRRVLSGRELVIAPVGALHAVPWAALTRRPLTVVPSATAWLHARAAAAGRGSGRVVLAAGPSLPHAEAEIAALAELYPHATVLRGAAAAALPVRRALDGAELAHLAAHGEFREDNPLFSHLRLADGPLLAHDLEDIAAAPRLVVLSACDAGRAAGGEGMLGIVGALLALGTATVIASVAPVRDAGAHAFMTSLHRRLRAGMSPARAVAAVPRSPGTLGFQCFGAG is encoded by the coding sequence GTGAGCGCGAGACTGCTGCGCCTGGCGGCCGCCGATCCGCCGCGCGCCCACGCCGCCGCGGTCGCGGCGCTCGGCGACGCCGCCGAGCGGACGCCGCGCGAGGCGATCACGTTACGGCGGGTCGCCGCACTGGCCGCCAAGGAGCTCGGGCTGCTGGAGGAGGGCCTGGCGCACCTGGAAGAGGCGCTGCGGGCCGCCGAAGGCGCCGGCCTGGCCTACGAGCGGGCCCTGGTGCAGATGAACCTGGTCGGGCTGCTGACCGCCCAAGGCGCCCTGCCCCGGGCGCTGGCCTGCGCCGATGCCGCGGCGAAAGTGCTGCGCGGCGCCGACGCCGACCGGCTGGCCGCCAATGTGGCCTGCGCGCTGGCCCGGGCGGGGCGCCCGGCGCAGGCGCTGGAGGCCGTCCGGCAGGCGCTGCCCCGGCTGCGCCGCGGCGACGATCCGGTCACGCTGGCGGGGCTGCTGATCAACCTGGGACTGGCGCAGGCGCTCCGCGGCAGGCCGGGCGACCTGCAGGCGGGCCGGCGGGCGCTGGCCGAGGCCGTGACGGTCGCCGAGCGGGCCGGGCTGCGCGCCCAGGCGGCGATGGCCAAAGGCAACCTGGCGTTCGTGCTGTCGCGGTGCGGCGACCTGCCGCGGGCATTGCGGCTGTATGCCGAAGCCGAGGCCGATCTGACCGGCGAGCGGGTCGTGCAGTGCCGCCTCGACCAGGCCGAGACCCTGATCGCCGCCGGGCTGACCGGCGAGGCCCGGCCGCTGCTGGCCGGTGCGCTGGCCGAGGCGGCCGAACGCGGCTACCGCTGCGACGTCGCCGACGGATTGCTGCTGCTGGCCGGCGCCGAACTGGCCGACGGGGACGCCGAGCGGGCCGGCCGGACCGCCGAGCGGGCCCGCGCCGCCTTCGCCGCCCAGGAGCGGACCGGGTGGATGCTGCTGGCCGAGCATCTGCTGCTGCGCGCCCGCTGGGCGGCCGGGGACCGCTCCGCGGCGCTGTGGCACGCCGCCGTCGCCACCGCCGACCGGCTGGAGCGGGGCGGCTGGCATGAGCAGGCCGCCGGCATGCGCGTCATCGCGGCGCGGCTGGCGCTGCGGCTGGGCCGTCCCGCCCGCCCGCTGCTGGAGCAGGCGGGGCGGGCCCGCCGGCACGGCCCGGCCGCGCTGCGGGTGGCCGCCTGGCACGCCGTCGCGCTGGAGCGGTCGCTGTCGGGCGACCGCCGCGGAGCGCTGGCCGCCGTCCGGGCCGGGCTGCGCGTCGCCGACGAGTACGCCGAGGTGTTCGGCGCGGCCGAGCTGCGGGTGCGGGCGGCGCGGGTGGGTGAGGAGCTGGCCGCGCTGGGCCTGGAGCTGGCCCGTTCCGCCCGGCAGCTGCTGGCCGCCGAGGAGCGCCGCCGGGCCGTGGCCCGCCGCGTGACGGCCGTGCGCCCGCCGGCGGACCCGCAGCGGGCGCAGGCCCTGACGCGGCTGCGGGCGGCGGCCGCCGAGCACGCCGCCGCCGTCGCCCGCGGGGCCGATCCGCTGCCGACCGCCCGGCGGCTGGCCCGGCTGGAGGCGGCGGTGCGGGAGGCGTCGCGCCGGCACTCCCCCAGCGGCGCCCCGCCCCGTCCCCGCCTAGCCGGCGTCCCCGCCTTGACGGCCGCCCTGGGCGAGCGGGCGCTGGTGGAGCTGGTGCGCGTCGGTGACGCGCTGCACGCGGTGACGGTCGCCGCGGGCCGGTGCCGGCGCTGGCCGATCGGCCCCTACGGGGCGGTGGCCCACGACGCCGAGCGGCTGCGTTTCGCGGTGCGGCGCCTGGCCCGCCGCGCCGATGACTCCGCGGCCGCGGGGCTGCGGGAGGCGGCGTGGCGGATGGCGGCGTGGGCGCCCGCCGGGCTGCGCCGCGTCCTGTCCGGACGTGAGCTGGTCATCGCCCCGGTGGGTGCGCTGCACGCGGTGCCGTGGGCGGCGCTGACGCGCCGGCCGCTCACCGTCGTCCCCTCGGCGACCGCCTGGCTGCACGCCCGCGCCGCCGCGGCCGGCCGCGGATCGGGCCGGGTGGTGCTGGCCGCCGGGCCGTCGCTGCCGCATGCCGAGGCGGAGATCGCCGCGCTGGCCGAGCTGTATCCGCACGCCACGGTGCTGCGCGGCGCGGCCGCCGCCGCGCTGCCGGTGCGGCGCGCCCTGGACGGGGCCGAGCTGGCCCATCTGGCCGCCCACGGGGAGTTCCGCGAGGACAACCCGTTGTTCTCGCATCTGCGGCTGGCCGATGGGCCGCTGCTGGCCCACGATCTGGAGGACATCGCCGCCGCGCCGCGCCTGGTGGTGCTGTCGGCCTGCGACGCCGGACGGGCGGCCGGCGGCGAGGGGATGCTCGGCATCGTCGGTGCGCTGCTGGCCCTGGGCACCGCCACGGTGATCGCCAGTGTCGCTCCCGTCCGGGACGCCGGGGCGCATGCGTTCATGACGTCCCTGCACCGCCGACTCCGTGCGGGCATGTCCCCGGCCCGCGCCGTGGCCGCCGTTCCCCGCTCCCCCGGCACCCTCGGTTTCCAGTGCTTCGGCGCCGGCTGA
- a CDS encoding RNA polymerase sigma factor, with the protein MPPEGLRRLPPGELVLRARGGDEAAWAALTERYSPMLWAIARAYGLSRVDAADVVQLTWLRLVEHIGALRRPARVGTWLAVTARREAARCLRERRGRFDDQPLEVLPDPAVFDAVLAGRERLRAVMEAIGALPDLCRQMLRLLALSPTYAEISAALDIPIGSIGPARARCLASLRKRLEEAG; encoded by the coding sequence ATGCCGCCTGAGGGGCTGCGCCGGCTCCCGCCCGGTGAGCTGGTCCTCCGGGCGCGCGGCGGGGACGAGGCGGCGTGGGCCGCGCTGACCGAGCGTTACTCGCCGATGTTGTGGGCGATCGCGCGGGCGTACGGGCTGAGCCGGGTGGACGCCGCCGATGTCGTGCAGCTGACCTGGCTGCGTCTGGTGGAACACATCGGCGCGCTGCGGCGGCCGGCCCGGGTCGGCACCTGGCTGGCGGTGACGGCGCGGCGGGAGGCGGCCCGCTGCCTGCGCGAGCGGCGCGGCCGGTTCGACGACCAGCCACTGGAGGTACTGCCCGACCCGGCCGTCTTCGATGCGGTACTGGCCGGAAGGGAACGCCTGCGCGCCGTCATGGAGGCCATCGGCGCCCTGCCCGACCTGTGCCGGCAGATGCTGCGGCTGCTGGCGCTGTCCCCCACCTACGCGGAGATCTCGGCGGCCTTGGACATCCCCATCGGCAGCATCGGCCCCGCCCGCGCCCGCTGCCTGGCCTCCCTGCGCAAACGTCTGGAGGAAGCCGGGTGA
- a CDS encoding acyl carrier protein, with translation MPAVTEQEILAGLGEIIEEIVGIPAAEVTPEKSFIDDLDIDSLSMVEIAVAAQDKFGVEIPDDELRNLKTVKDVINYVQNLSGATKA, from the coding sequence ATGCCAGCTGTCACCGAGCAGGAGATCCTGGCCGGCCTCGGCGAGATCATCGAGGAGATCGTCGGCATCCCGGCCGCCGAGGTGACCCCGGAGAAGAGCTTCATCGACGACCTCGACATCGACTCGCTGTCGATGGTGGAGATCGCGGTGGCCGCCCAGGACAAGTTCGGCGTCGAGATCCCCGACGACGAGCTGCGTAACCTCAAGACCGTCAAGGACGTCATCAACTACGTCCAGAACCTGTCGGGCGCCACCAAGGCCTGA
- a CDS encoding sulfurtransferase, producing the protein MTDAPTPGRQARAGEGSPLIGVPELAELLRLPGPPTLLDVRWRLGGPPGMADYRRGHLPGAVFIDLDRDLAGPPGPAGRHPLPAPEAFQAAMRAAGVSGGRPVVVYDEADSTAAARAWWTLRYFGHPDVRVLDGGYRAWTAAGHEVTTAVPSPAPGDFTARPGGMPVLDAAGAAALAENGVLLDARAPERYRGEVEPIDPVAGHIPGAVSAPTFGNVGPDGRFLPARRLRERFAALGVTGAAEVGAYCGSGVTAAHEVLALTLAGIPAALYVGSWSNWVADPANPVATGEG; encoded by the coding sequence GTGACCGACGCGCCGACGCCTGGAAGGCAAGCCCGCGCCGGGGAGGGCTCCCCGCTCATCGGCGTGCCCGAACTGGCCGAACTGCTGCGCCTGCCCGGCCCGCCGACCCTGCTGGACGTGCGGTGGCGCCTGGGCGGGCCGCCGGGCATGGCGGACTACCGCCGCGGCCATCTGCCCGGCGCCGTCTTCATCGACCTGGACCGCGACCTGGCCGGGCCGCCCGGGCCGGCGGGACGCCACCCGCTGCCGGCACCGGAGGCCTTCCAGGCCGCCATGCGCGCCGCCGGCGTGTCCGGCGGCCGGCCGGTGGTGGTCTACGACGAGGCCGACTCCACCGCCGCGGCCCGCGCCTGGTGGACGCTGCGTTACTTCGGGCACCCGGACGTGCGCGTGCTGGACGGCGGCTATCGCGCCTGGACCGCGGCGGGCCACGAGGTGACCACCGCCGTCCCGTCCCCCGCCCCGGGCGACTTCACCGCCCGGCCCGGCGGCATGCCGGTGCTGGACGCCGCGGGCGCCGCCGCCCTGGCCGAAAACGGGGTGCTGCTGGATGCCCGGGCGCCCGAACGCTACCGGGGCGAGGTCGAGCCGATCGACCCCGTCGCCGGGCACATCCCGGGCGCGGTGTCGGCGCCCACCTTCGGCAACGTCGGCCCCGACGGCCGCTTCCTGCCGGCCCGGCGGCTGCGGGAGCGCTTCGCCGCCCTGGGCGTCACCGGCGCCGCCGAGGTGGGCGCCTACTGCGGTTCCGGGGTGACGGCCGCCCACGAGGTGCTCGCGCTCACCCTCGCCGGCATTCCCGCCGCGCTGTATGTCGGCTCCTGGTCCAACTGGGTCGCCGACCCCGCCAACCCCGTCGCCACCGGCGAGGGGTGA
- a CDS encoding alkaline phosphatase family protein codes for MSAGPPVPRYGSAALADLPASVLGAFGVPGGRNVLALPQAPRVCVLIIDGLGWELLREHAQDAPYLSSLPGRALTAGFPATTATSLASLGTGLPPGGHGLFGIQVAVPGTGRLLNCLHWDDSVDPQTFQPARTAYERAAEAGISVGYVASGAYRGSGLSRATARGAAYLAADSLGQLVARAEQALREGERSYVTVYHADLDSTGHLYGAGSPAWRYQLRFVDQLAERIAEILPPGGVLYVTADHGMVNPTERIDVDEVPALQEGVAQLGGEPRARHVYAEPGAAGDVLAAWRELVGDRAWVCTREEAVAAGWFGPVAPELLPRIGDVLAVPHGDLAIVATKREPIPSMLVGMHGSMIPREQLVPLITADHRL; via the coding sequence GTGAGCGCCGGGCCGCCGGTGCCCCGGTACGGGAGCGCGGCGCTGGCCGACCTGCCGGCGTCGGTGCTGGGCGCGTTCGGAGTGCCGGGCGGACGGAACGTGCTGGCCCTGCCGCAGGCCCCCCGGGTCTGCGTGCTGATCATCGACGGGCTCGGCTGGGAGCTGCTGCGCGAGCACGCCCAGGACGCGCCTTACCTGAGCTCGCTGCCGGGACGCGCGCTGACCGCCGGGTTCCCGGCGACCACCGCCACCAGCCTGGCCTCGCTGGGGACCGGGCTGCCCCCCGGCGGGCACGGATTGTTCGGCATCCAGGTGGCGGTGCCCGGCACCGGCAGGCTGCTCAACTGCCTGCACTGGGACGACAGCGTGGACCCCCAGACCTTCCAGCCGGCGCGCACCGCCTATGAACGGGCCGCGGAGGCCGGGATCAGCGTGGGGTACGTGGCCTCGGGGGCCTACCGGGGCAGCGGGCTCAGCCGGGCGACCGCCCGGGGCGCCGCCTACCTGGCCGCCGACAGCCTGGGACAGCTGGTGGCCCGGGCCGAGCAGGCGCTGCGGGAGGGCGAACGCTCGTATGTGACCGTCTACCACGCCGACCTGGACTCCACCGGCCACCTTTACGGCGCGGGCTCGCCGGCCTGGCGCTACCAGCTGCGCTTCGTGGACCAGCTGGCCGAGCGCATCGCCGAGATCCTGCCGCCCGGCGGCGTGCTGTATGTGACCGCCGACCACGGCATGGTCAACCCCACCGAGCGGATCGACGTCGATGAGGTCCCCGCCCTCCAGGAGGGCGTCGCCCAGCTCGGCGGCGAGCCGCGGGCCCGGCACGTGTACGCCGAGCCCGGTGCGGCCGGCGACGTGCTGGCCGCCTGGCGGGAGCTGGTCGGCGACCGCGCCTGGGTGTGCACCCGGGAGGAGGCCGTGGCCGCGGGCTGGTTCGGGCCGGTGGCGCCGGAGCTGCTGCCCCGCATCGGCGATGTGCTGGCGGTGCCGCACGGCGACCTGGCCATCGTGGCGACCAAACGGGAACCGATACCGTCCATGCTGGTCGGCATGCACGGCTCGATGATCCCCCGCGAGCAGCTCGTCCCGCTGATCACCGCCGATCACCGGCTGTGA
- a CDS encoding S8 family peptidase yields MFDREARLERMLARHTDAALVEPMAGRPTVVRRDQLLVAAEDAAAVEERVRRWHDFSRIEGGVCLMRLRPRARVDVCELSDRLRGDGLRPGPAVAPNTLLCGQPMWWSGPAGRPRPAAPPPVPAAAAPPRRQVTVAIPDTGLSPHPWYEDTDWYAEQRAEVAEVLDADLDSELDAQAGHGTFVAGVVLQHAPSARIRAMRVLGSDGACDELAMLCALRWLADWGRADVVNLSAGCCTYDDRPSPLLARAVARLSRAAVVVACAGNAATDRPFWPAALAQAIAVAALDGGERARFSNYGRWVDACAPGVNVVSCHVRFDGPRPPVDGVDPDLFTGYATWSGTSFAAPRVAGLIAATAAAEDLPAPAAAARVLDPARSRTLPGLGVVV; encoded by the coding sequence GTGTTCGATCGAGAAGCGCGGCTGGAGCGGATGCTGGCACGGCACACCGACGCGGCCCTGGTGGAGCCGATGGCGGGGCGGCCCACGGTGGTGCGGCGCGATCAGCTCCTGGTGGCGGCCGAGGACGCGGCGGCCGTGGAGGAGCGGGTGCGGCGCTGGCACGACTTCAGCCGCATCGAGGGCGGGGTGTGCCTGATGCGGCTGCGGCCCCGGGCGCGGGTGGACGTCTGCGAGCTGTCGGACCGGCTCCGCGGGGACGGCCTGCGCCCCGGACCGGCCGTGGCGCCCAACACCCTGCTGTGCGGACAGCCGATGTGGTGGTCGGGTCCGGCCGGCCGGCCGCGTCCGGCCGCTCCGCCGCCCGTCCCGGCGGCCGCCGCACCGCCGCGCCGACAGGTCACCGTGGCGATCCCGGACACCGGGCTGTCACCGCACCCTTGGTATGAGGACACCGACTGGTACGCCGAACAGCGCGCGGAGGTCGCCGAGGTCCTCGACGCCGACCTGGACTCGGAACTGGACGCACAGGCCGGGCACGGCACCTTCGTGGCCGGGGTGGTGCTGCAGCACGCCCCGTCCGCCCGGATCCGGGCCATGCGGGTGCTCGGCAGCGACGGAGCGTGCGACGAATTGGCGATGCTGTGCGCGCTGCGATGGCTGGCCGACTGGGGACGGGCGGACGTGGTGAACCTGTCCGCGGGCTGCTGCACCTACGACGACCGGCCCTCCCCTCTCCTGGCGCGGGCGGTGGCGCGGCTGAGCCGCGCCGCGGTGGTGGTCGCCTGTGCGGGCAACGCGGCCACGGACCGGCCGTTTTGGCCGGCCGCGCTCGCGCAGGCGATCGCGGTGGCCGCCCTCGACGGCGGCGAACGCGCCCGGTTCTCCAACTACGGTCGGTGGGTGGACGCCTGCGCGCCGGGGGTGAACGTGGTCAGCTGCCATGTGCGCTTCGACGGCCCGCGTCCGCCGGTGGACGGCGTGGACCCGGACCTGTTCACCGGGTATGCGACCTGGAGCGGCACTTCGTTTGCGGCCCCGCGGGTGGCGGGGCTGATCGCCGCGACGGCGGCGGCCGAGGACCTGCCCGCCCCGGCGGCCGCCGCGCGGGTGCTGGATCCGGCCAGATCCCGCACCCTGCCCGGCCTCGGCGTGGTCGTGTGA
- a CDS encoding DUF3145 domain-containing protein: MTARGVFYVHSAPPALCPHIEWAVAGVLGVPASLTWTDQPAAPGSMRAELHWEGRPGTAAAITSALRNWKMLRFEATEDASPGCDGVRFSVTPSLGVFSGVIGANGDVMVPEDRLRAALANVAMGKSTLEYEMDRLLGTPWDNELEPFRRAGDGAPVRWLHAAV, translated from the coding sequence GTGACCGCACGTGGCGTTTTTTACGTCCACTCCGCGCCACCTGCGCTGTGCCCGCACATAGAGTGGGCCGTCGCAGGTGTTCTCGGTGTGCCCGCGTCTTTGACGTGGACTGACCAGCCCGCTGCTCCCGGGAGCATGCGTGCCGAACTGCACTGGGAGGGCAGGCCGGGCACCGCAGCCGCGATCACTTCCGCGCTGCGCAACTGGAAGATGCTGCGCTTTGAGGCCACTGAGGACGCCTCACCCGGCTGTGACGGGGTGCGCTTCAGCGTCACCCCCTCACTGGGCGTCTTCAGCGGGGTGATCGGGGCCAACGGCGACGTCATGGTGCCTGAGGACCGGTTGCGAGCCGCCCTGGCCAACGTCGCCATGGGCAAGAGCACCCTGGAATACGAGATGGACCGCCTGCTCGGCACCCCCTGGGACAACGAGCTGGAGCCCTTCCGCCGCGCAGGCGACGGCGCGCCCGTCCGCTGGCTCCACGCCGCCGTCTGA